In the Flavisolibacter tropicus genome, one interval contains:
- a CDS encoding SMP-30/gluconolactonase/LRE family protein: MATHPALTIYRPELTDFINTAFEIELLDDSCSFSEGPVWNTEGYYLFSDIPLNSIYKVSPDQPKQKYIVASGCTLLDTSFLSEQIGSNGLTYDREGNLLVCQHGNGAIGRYDGKEVQPLIASYNDKRFNSPNDIVAHNDGTVFFTDPPYGLKDQKLVPASFQPLAGVYVWRNGEVVLIEDNLHYPNGVCLSPNQDVLYCCSNKPFEKLVLAFDAHSWKFLKIAAQENSDGIKCDPNGNLYLCSKEGILILDREGNRLGKIELPTIPANACWGGAEGNDLLITARQNIFLIRQLLKSR, from the coding sequence GTGGCCACACATCCAGCATTGACCATTTATAGACCAGAACTAACGGACTTTATAAATACAGCCTTTGAAATAGAACTGCTGGATGATAGCTGTTCGTTTTCTGAAGGGCCAGTGTGGAATACGGAAGGCTATTATTTATTCAGTGATATTCCTTTAAACTCAATTTATAAAGTGTCACCCGATCAGCCTAAACAAAAATATATAGTAGCTAGTGGGTGTACGTTGCTGGATACTTCTTTTCTTTCAGAGCAAATTGGCTCGAATGGTTTGACTTATGATAGGGAAGGTAACCTGCTGGTGTGTCAGCACGGCAATGGTGCTATAGGTAGATATGATGGTAAAGAGGTGCAGCCCTTAATTGCATCGTATAATGACAAACGCTTTAACAGCCCGAATGATATTGTGGCGCATAATGATGGAACCGTTTTCTTTACTGATCCTCCGTATGGATTAAAAGATCAAAAGCTAGTGCCGGCTTCATTTCAGCCATTGGCTGGGGTTTATGTCTGGCGCAATGGAGAAGTGGTTTTGATAGAAGATAACCTGCATTATCCCAATGGCGTTTGTTTGTCCCCCAATCAAGATGTGCTGTATTGTTGCTCCAATAAGCCATTTGAAAAACTAGTACTAGCATTTGATGCGCATAGTTGGAAGTTCTTAAAGATTGCAGCCCAAGAAAACAGTGATGGTATAAAATGCGATCCTAATGGAAATCTTTATTTATGCAGCAAAGAAGGAATTCTTATTTTAGATCGTGAAGGTAACCGGTTGGGGAAAATAGAGTTGCCTACTATCCCAGCCAATGCCTGTTGGGGTGGGGCTGAAGGAAACGATCTTCTTATTACTGCCCGTCAAAACATCTTCCTGATTCGCCAACTTTTAAAGTCCCGCTAA
- the nudK gene encoding GDP-mannose pyrophosphatase NudK, with protein sequence MKDKIKNVKTDVLSDNWYKLEKVTFDYKKNDGNWQTQSREVYDRGNGATILLYNKKKQTVVLTRQFRLPSYLNGNQEGYLIETCAGLLDEDDPVACIRREAEEETGYQLEEVHKVFEAYMTPGAVTEILYFFVGEYAPYMKVAEGGGVPHEHEEIEVLEMPFQKAYDMIASGEIKDAKTIMLLQYAKLNNLF encoded by the coding sequence ATGAAAGACAAAATAAAAAATGTAAAGACAGATGTGCTTTCTGACAACTGGTATAAGTTGGAAAAAGTAACATTTGATTACAAGAAGAATGATGGCAACTGGCAAACACAAAGCCGTGAAGTATATGATAGAGGCAACGGTGCTACCATACTCCTATATAACAAAAAGAAACAAACGGTTGTACTTACCCGCCAGTTTCGTCTTCCAAGCTATCTTAATGGCAACCAGGAAGGCTATTTAATAGAAACCTGTGCCGGCCTGCTGGATGAAGACGATCCTGTAGCCTGCATACGCAGGGAGGCTGAAGAAGAAACCGGTTACCAACTGGAAGAAGTGCATAAAGTGTTTGAGGCCTATATGACGCCGGGGGCAGTTACAGAGATCCTTTATTTTTTTGTAGGTGAATATGCACCCTACATGAAAGTAGCAGAAGGCGGTGGAGTGCCCCACGAGCATGAAGAAATAGAAGTACTGGAAATGCCCTTTCAAAAAGCTTACGACATGATTGCATCTGGCGAGATAAAGGATGCTAAAACAATTATGCTTCTTCAATACGCTAAACTTAATAATCTCTTCTAA
- a CDS encoding VOC family protein: MTLEHVAIWTNQLEELKTYYQTYFNGVPNDKYTNATSQFQSYFLTFKSGARLELMSKPDVPVNRNDTIHQQYLGIIHLAFGVNTMEEVDLKAKELAAAGYPILRGPRRTGDGYYEFETLDPDNNRLEVTTKYIMPDGLK, from the coding sequence ATGACTTTAGAGCATGTAGCCATTTGGACAAACCAGTTGGAAGAACTAAAGACTTATTATCAAACCTACTTCAATGGTGTGCCTAATGACAAGTACACCAACGCTACCTCCCAATTTCAGAGTTACTTTCTAACGTTTAAATCTGGCGCGCGTTTGGAATTAATGTCTAAGCCAGATGTACCGGTAAACCGGAATGATACCATTCACCAACAATACCTGGGAATTATTCACCTGGCGTTTGGTGTTAATACTATGGAAGAGGTAGATCTGAAAGCAAAAGAATTGGCAGCAGCCGGCTATCCTATCCTGCGTGGTCCGCGCCGGACGGGTGATGGTTATTATGAGTTTGAAACACTGGACCCCGATAACAACCGCTTAGAGGTAACGACAAAATATATAATGCCTGACGGGCTCAAATAA
- a CDS encoding MerR family transcriptional regulator, translating into MNIQTIQLDKLTGKSFEELYSNHLIDLLEMQRNLRVSQFAIKDTDIEHRTILHWEQEGLIEKREAKEGTWRKFSFEEYVWLRIIKELRVFGTPIPLIKEIKAYLFSSADFTSISTIVNEDLLEHLKASFKDQENIDQDQLAALDIKQLKESLKEKSSITNFFALLVEIIYSRPPAYLLVNAKGEFAPILLNKVKTEEKLHILLEEMQKSSLLSINITQIIEAFFSTTHFSGSVYYNLSPLSRKEKEVLDIIRLQRVHRIEIDIKEEGPYKVEFKRYRPTKGTIDQIEKIIAKGKYGNISLHMAEGNILQFVETEKRIIK; encoded by the coding sequence ATGAACATTCAAACCATACAACTCGATAAATTAACCGGTAAAAGCTTTGAGGAGTTATATAGTAATCACCTAATTGATTTACTGGAAATGCAGCGAAACCTAAGGGTATCACAATTTGCTATTAAGGATACAGATATAGAGCACCGCACTATTTTACATTGGGAACAGGAAGGACTCATTGAAAAACGAGAAGCCAAAGAGGGTACCTGGCGAAAATTCTCTTTCGAAGAGTATGTATGGCTCAGGATTATCAAAGAGCTGCGAGTTTTCGGCACCCCCATTCCCTTGATTAAAGAAATAAAAGCCTACTTATTTTCTTCAGCTGATTTTACTAGTATATCAACCATTGTTAATGAAGACCTATTAGAGCATCTAAAAGCGTCCTTTAAAGACCAAGAAAATATTGACCAGGACCAACTGGCGGCATTAGATATAAAGCAGCTAAAAGAATCTCTTAAGGAAAAATCTTCTATAACCAACTTTTTTGCTCTTCTGGTTGAGATTATTTACAGCCGTCCACCGGCATACTTACTGGTCAATGCCAAGGGAGAATTTGCTCCAATTTTATTAAATAAAGTGAAGACTGAAGAAAAACTGCATATCCTGTTAGAAGAAATGCAAAAAAGCAGTCTATTAAGCATCAACATTACCCAAATCATAGAAGCCTTTTTTTCTACTACCCATTTTAGCGGCAGTGTGTATTACAATCTGTCTCCATTAAGCAGAAAGGAAAAGGAAGTGCTGGATATAATCCGGTTGCAACGGGTACACCGAATTGAAATTGACATAAAAGAAGAAGGTCCTTACAAAGTAGAATTTAAACGCTACAGGCCTACTAAAGGCACCATTGACCAAATAGAAAAAATAATTGCTAAAGGCAAGTATGGCAACATTTCCTTGCATATGGCAGAGGGAAACATTTTGCAATTTGTTGAAACCGAAAAACGAATAATTAAATGA
- a CDS encoding SDR family oxidoreductase, with the protein MQKGGEKKQVKPAQKQTMPGSEQEMKPKPKSERPKEPLKLEGKVALITGGDSGIGKAVAILFAKEGADVAISYLSEHKDAEEVKRIIEEDHGRKCILMPGNIRKEDFCKKIVEETVKKLGKLDILVNNAATQTEQKSLEDISTEQLYETFETNIFAMFWITKQALKHLKKGASIINTTSVTAYRGSGGLLDYSSTKGAIVSFTRSLSANLVEKGIRVNGVAPGPIWTPLIVGSFNEEKVKTFGSDVPMKRPGETAEVAPCYLFLASEDASYMSGQVLHPNGGEIING; encoded by the coding sequence ATGCAGAAAGGTGGAGAAAAAAAGCAGGTAAAACCGGCCCAGAAACAAACTATGCCGGGCTCAGAACAAGAAATGAAACCAAAGCCCAAATCTGAACGCCCCAAGGAACCTCTCAAGTTGGAAGGCAAGGTTGCTCTCATTACCGGTGGCGATAGTGGGATAGGAAAAGCAGTAGCGATCCTTTTTGCCAAGGAGGGCGCTGATGTTGCTATTTCGTACCTCAGCGAGCATAAAGATGCTGAGGAAGTAAAACGCATAATAGAAGAAGACCATGGTCGCAAATGCATACTGATGCCTGGCAATATTCGTAAGGAAGACTTTTGCAAGAAGATTGTAGAAGAAACAGTAAAGAAGCTAGGAAAACTGGATATATTGGTAAATAATGCCGCAACCCAAACAGAACAAAAATCGCTGGAAGATATTTCTACCGAGCAGCTGTATGAGACTTTTGAGACAAACATTTTTGCCATGTTTTGGATCACCAAACAGGCTTTGAAACATTTGAAAAAAGGTGCTTCTATTATTAATACAACTTCCGTTACGGCCTACCGCGGCAGTGGAGGTTTACTGGATTATTCCTCTACTAAAGGAGCAATCGTATCCTTTACACGCAGTCTGTCGGCCAACCTGGTAGAGAAAGGCATTCGTGTAAATGGTGTAGCCCCCGGCCCTATCTGGACGCCATTGATTGTTGGTTCTTTTAATGAAGAGAAAGTCAAAACATTTGGTTCCGATGTACCTATGAAACGCCCCGGCGAAACGGCTGAAGTAGCGCCATGCTATTTGTTCCTGGCCAGTGAAGATGCCTCTTATATGTCAGGACAGGTGCTACATCCTAACGGTGGTGAAATTATTAATGGGTAA
- a CDS encoding AI-2E family transporter has protein sequence MIQEQYAKLPVTVRRAIELVGIYYLFAIILVGKDIIMPLLMAFFLAIMLLPVFRFFHRKKLPEVFSILLTLLLLIIVMAALVWFFSAQISSLVNDFPVIKQNVTAHLNSISAWISSKTNYTTAKQVQIINEQSDKLMNYAGGMVSGAFGSITSVFVFVALLPIYIFLMLFYRNLLLRFVFLWFPKQSHEKVEEAVRESQTIIKSYLVGLAIQITYITVLLGGILFFIGIKHAILIGVIFAFLNLIPYIGALIGNIIGVLLTLTSSQEIWPIFAVLGTIAFVQFLDNNILMPRIVGSKVKINALATIVGVIVAGAVAGVSGMFLSLPVIAVMKIIFDRTDNMKQWGVLLGDERPAHSPLAFPILRSKSKEVQEQLEVQNKIEPTNENEEAGKKTDESNKTDNDDKKL, from the coding sequence ATGATACAAGAACAGTATGCAAAATTGCCGGTAACAGTAAGGCGCGCTATTGAGTTGGTAGGTATTTATTATTTATTCGCAATTATTCTTGTGGGTAAAGACATTATCATGCCGCTGCTAATGGCCTTTTTCCTGGCTATCATGCTGCTGCCTGTATTCCGCTTTTTTCATAGGAAGAAGCTACCAGAGGTGTTTTCAATCCTTTTGACGTTGTTGTTACTTATTATAGTAATGGCTGCACTTGTATGGTTTTTTTCAGCACAGATCAGTAGCTTGGTAAACGACTTTCCTGTAATTAAGCAAAATGTAACGGCTCATCTGAATTCGATCAGTGCTTGGATCAGTTCTAAGACCAATTATACGACGGCTAAACAAGTTCAAATAATCAATGAGCAAAGTGACAAGTTGATGAACTATGCCGGTGGAATGGTTTCAGGTGCTTTTGGTTCTATAACATCGGTGTTTGTATTTGTGGCGTTGTTGCCGATCTATATTTTTTTGATGCTCTTTTATCGAAACCTGCTGTTGCGTTTTGTATTCCTCTGGTTTCCTAAACAATCACATGAGAAGGTTGAAGAAGCAGTGCGTGAGAGCCAAACGATCATCAAGAGTTATTTAGTTGGGTTGGCCATTCAGATTACCTATATCACAGTTTTGCTTGGAGGTATACTATTCTTTATTGGTATTAAACATGCCATTCTTATCGGAGTCATCTTTGCTTTTCTAAACCTTATACCCTATATAGGTGCTTTAATTGGAAATATCATTGGTGTTTTACTAACGCTTACTTCTTCCCAAGAGATCTGGCCCATCTTTGCTGTCTTGGGTACTATTGCTTTTGTACAGTTTCTCGACAATAATATTTTGATGCCGCGTATTGTTGGATCTAAGGTGAAAATAAATGCACTGGCCACTATCGTAGGTGTTATAGTAGCAGGCGCAGTGGCTGGCGTATCGGGTATGTTTCTTTCTCTGCCCGTTATAGCCGTTATGAAAATCATTTTTGATCGTACGGATAATATGAAACAGTGGGGCGTATTGTTAGGTGATGAACGTCCTGCTCATAGCCCGTTGGCTTTTCCCATATTGCGCTCTAAAAGCAAGGAAGTTCAGGAACAACTGGAAGTACAAAATAAAATAGAGCCAACTAATGAAAATGAAGAGGCTGGAAAGAAAACGGATGAAAGCAATAAAACTGATAATGACGACAAAAAGCTTTAA
- a CDS encoding DUF4406 domain-containing protein, with the protein MTTKTSLMILVAGPYRSGTNDDPHLIEANVKNMTDTALLLYRKGHLPVLGEWFALPLIEAAGSKQIGDAVFNEIFHPVAVQLIDHCDGVLRIGGPSSGADEMVNTGKAKGKQIFYSLEEIPAAATV; encoded by the coding sequence ATGACAACCAAAACTTCGCTTATGATTTTAGTGGCTGGCCCCTATCGCTCTGGCACTAATGACGATCCGCATCTTATTGAAGCCAACGTAAAAAACATGACTGACACAGCGTTGCTGTTGTATCGCAAAGGGCACTTGCCAGTATTGGGCGAATGGTTCGCCTTACCCTTGATAGAAGCGGCTGGTTCAAAACAGATCGGTGATGCTGTTTTCAATGAAATCTTTCATCCTGTAGCTGTACAGCTCATTGATCACTGCGATGGTGTATTACGCATTGGTGGACCATCCTCTGGCGCTGATGAGATGGTAAATACAGGTAAAGCGAAAGGCAAACAGATCTTTTATAGCCTAGAGGAAATACCTGCAGCAGCAACGGTTTAA